A stretch of the Streptomyces sp. NBC_01264 genome encodes the following:
- a CDS encoding beta-ketoacyl-[acyl-carrier-protein] synthase family protein → MTGTDPMADRAANPAADRTVVITGLGVTSAFGRGEEALGRGLAASRAAFGPLGRFATDRYRTGVAAVLPGSPDLDEELRRVVDEACEQAGLSPAERAQAPLLLGRHADPAVARGPLAVQAKSAISDTAAALARPCGLLGAARTYTNACVAASTAVFEAAVRIRTGRQDRVVVSAGYLVDEDNFALFSAGRALAPDGVLRPFSAGRKGLLLGDGVGAVVLESARAVGAALDRAGLAPADIGYVNAHGTGTPANDSSESAALRLALGEAVDSTPVSSTKSLHGHALEASGMLELAVSLLVLRNGELPVNAGYSGPDDDCRLDLVLGSPRRVSPRHVLSLNAAFGGADTALVVSAP, encoded by the coding sequence GTGACCGGGACGGACCCGATGGCGGACCGGGCGGCGAACCCGGCGGCCGACCGCACGGTCGTCATCACCGGACTCGGCGTCACCAGCGCCTTCGGCCGCGGCGAGGAGGCCCTCGGGCGGGGACTGGCCGCCTCCCGGGCGGCCTTCGGACCGCTCGGGCGCTTCGCCACGGACCGGTACCGCACGGGCGTCGCCGCCGTACTGCCGGGCTCCCCCGACCTGGACGAGGAGCTGCGCCGGGTCGTGGACGAGGCCTGTGAGCAGGCCGGGCTGTCGCCGGCGGAGCGGGCGCAGGCTCCGCTGCTGCTGGGCCGGCACGCCGATCCGGCGGTGGCCCGCGGGCCGCTGGCCGTCCAGGCCAAGTCGGCGATCTCGGACACCGCGGCCGCCCTCGCGCGGCCCTGCGGGCTGCTGGGCGCGGCCCGGACCTACACCAACGCCTGTGTGGCCGCCAGTACGGCGGTCTTCGAGGCGGCCGTACGGATCCGCACCGGCCGCCAGGACCGCGTGGTCGTCTCGGCGGGCTACCTCGTGGACGAGGACAACTTCGCGCTGTTCTCCGCAGGCCGGGCGCTCGCCCCGGACGGCGTGCTGCGCCCCTTCAGCGCCGGCCGCAAGGGCCTGCTCCTCGGTGACGGGGTCGGCGCGGTGGTACTGGAGTCCGCGCGGGCCGTCGGCGCCGCGCTGGACCGGGCCGGGCTGGCGCCCGCGGACATCGGCTACGTCAACGCCCACGGCACCGGCACGCCCGCCAACGACTCCTCGGAGAGCGCCGCCCTGCGCCTCGCCCTCGGGGAGGCCGTCGACAGCACCCCGGTGAGCTCCACGAAGTCCCTCCACGGACACGCCCTGGAGGCCTCGGGAATGCTCGAACTCGCCGTCAGCCTGCTGGTCCTGCGCAACGGGGAACTCCCCGTGAACGCGGGCTACTCGGGCCCCGACGACGACTGCCGCCTGGACCTGGTCCTCGGCTCGCCCCGCCGGGTCTCCCCCCGGCACGTCCTCAGCCTGAACGCCGCCTTCGGCGGGGCCGACACCGCATTGGTGGTGAGCGCGCCATGA
- a CDS encoding beta-ketoacyl synthase chain length factor — MTLSTYPLAAVEVLAEGVWPAPGDPRLPAPLAGFAVSSFSPMASAAADRCLEPIYGAPGAQESQESQELVRRAGRTAIVLASRGGDLETHTATAVAVDAGRPAAPLLFFQSVPNAVVGHIAKRWGLAGPVICFSPDAATADPLSEALDVARSLVDGGDTEEALLLLVEQAGPDGAPANARALLVRPAPFAGEAP, encoded by the coding sequence ATGACCCTTTCCACCTACCCCCTGGCAGCCGTGGAGGTCCTCGCCGAGGGCGTCTGGCCCGCCCCGGGCGACCCCCGGCTGCCCGCTCCGCTCGCCGGTTTCGCCGTCTCCTCCTTCAGCCCGATGGCCTCGGCCGCCGCCGACCGCTGCCTGGAGCCGATCTACGGGGCTCCGGGCGCGCAGGAGTCGCAGGAGTCGCAGGAACTCGTACGACGGGCCGGCCGCACCGCGATCGTGCTGGCCTCCCGGGGCGGCGACCTGGAGACGCACACGGCGACCGCGGTCGCCGTGGACGCCGGCCGGCCCGCGGCGCCCCTGCTGTTCTTCCAGTCGGTGCCCAACGCGGTGGTCGGCCACATCGCCAAGCGCTGGGGGCTCGCCGGCCCGGTGATCTGCTTCAGCCCCGACGCGGCGACCGCCGATCCGCTGAGCGAGGCCCTGGACGTCGCCCGCTCCCTGGTCGACGGGGGCGATACCGAGGAGGCGCTGCTGCTGCTCGTGGAGCAGGCCGGCCCGGACGGCGCGCCCGCGAACGCCCGCGCCCTGCTCGTACGGCCCGCGCCGTTCGCCGGGGAGGCGCCGTGA
- a CDS encoding beta-ketoacyl-[acyl-carrier-protein] synthase family protein → MRSGLRERYDVRVTGIGLVTPLGIGVPAFVDGLAAGRSGLRRLEGEAWAATGADVAGVAPEINALDLLPRTEARSVDRFVLMALAAADEALGDAKLTVGQDVAPDRVAVVVSNGAGGLATYEEQAVARASRGRAAVSPYLLPGMLPNMAAARIAMRHGVRGLSSSIATACAAGAMSVAEGLRLIREGTADVVVCGGTDTALAPSVATSFGNARALARAGAGDPAAASRPFDLNRSGFVLAEGAGILVLERAAHARARSAHAYGRVLGWGATSDAHHPTSPRPDGAGAAAAMRLALADAGLAPRDIGYVNAHGTATKAGDVAEAHAIRSVFGEDGPPVSPVKGAIGHLLGAAGAVEAAATVLALHHRSLPATANLDRPDPRCALDHVRGAPRAAAPEAAVSNSFAFGGHNVSLVLGRAPEAV, encoded by the coding sequence GTGAGGAGCGGGCTCCGGGAGCGGTACGACGTCCGGGTCACCGGGATCGGACTGGTCACCCCGCTGGGGATCGGCGTACCGGCCTTCGTGGACGGGCTCGCGGCCGGACGCTCCGGGCTGCGCCGACTGGAGGGCGAGGCATGGGCCGCGACCGGCGCCGACGTGGCCGGGGTGGCCCCCGAGATCAACGCCCTGGACCTGCTGCCGCGCACCGAGGCGCGGTCCGTCGACCGGTTCGTGCTCATGGCGCTGGCCGCCGCCGACGAGGCCCTCGGCGACGCGAAGCTGACGGTGGGCCAGGACGTGGCGCCGGACCGGGTGGCGGTCGTGGTCTCCAACGGCGCCGGCGGGCTCGCGACGTACGAGGAGCAGGCCGTGGCCCGCGCCTCCCGGGGCCGGGCCGCGGTCAGCCCGTACCTCCTTCCCGGCATGCTGCCCAACATGGCGGCGGCCCGCATCGCGATGCGCCACGGCGTACGCGGCCTCAGCAGTTCCATCGCCACGGCCTGCGCGGCGGGGGCGATGTCGGTGGCCGAGGGGCTCCGGCTGATCCGTGAGGGCACCGCGGACGTGGTGGTCTGCGGGGGCACCGACACCGCGCTCGCCCCTTCCGTGGCCACCTCCTTCGGCAACGCCCGCGCACTGGCCCGCGCCGGGGCGGGTGATCCGGCGGCGGCCAGCCGCCCGTTCGACCTGAACCGGAGCGGTTTCGTGCTGGCCGAGGGCGCCGGGATCCTCGTCCTGGAGCGGGCCGCCCACGCCCGCGCCCGCTCGGCGCACGCCTACGGGCGGGTACTGGGCTGGGGCGCGACCAGCGACGCCCACCACCCGACCTCGCCCCGGCCCGACGGCGCGGGCGCCGCGGCCGCCATGCGGCTCGCGCTGGCGGACGCGGGGCTGGCGCCCCGGGACATCGGCTACGTCAACGCCCACGGGACCGCCACCAAGGCGGGCGACGTGGCCGAGGCGCACGCCATCCGCTCGGTGTTCGGCGAGGACGGGCCGCCGGTCAGCCCGGTCAAGGGCGCCATCGGCCATCTCCTGGGCGCGGCGGGCGCGGTGGAGGCGGCGGCGACCGTACTCGCCCTGCACCACCGGAGCCTCCCGGCGACGGCCAACCTCGACCGGCCGGACCCCCGGTGCGCGCTCGACCACGTCCGCGGCGCGCCCCGTGCGGCGGCGCCCGAGGCGGCGGTGTCCAACTCCTTCGCCTTCGGCGGCCACAACGTGAGCCTCGTGCTCGGCCGGGCCCCGGAGGCGGTCTGA
- a CDS encoding AMP-binding protein: MAELARAAGVKLLFGLGPVADPDVTDLLAEAARRSDAPLPVEAREDDVARVLYTGGTTGLPKGVVYTFGALTAAAGAWAGAAPPPGLRFLAMTPMAHAAGAIACGLLRHHVSVELFDEFDAEVLLVQIAEASAEGRPVTTYLYPPYLYRLLDHPGLAHTDLSGLAAVSYGSAPVTPHRRAQAVRVLGPRLRQSYALTEAIAITSLGPEDHAAAAASRPELFGSVGRAVPGVSLRVTGGDGRALGPRTEGAVEVSGPTVMAGYWQRPELSAEVLRDGWLSTGDLGVIDEDGYLYLTGRAKDLVVVDGTNCYPQAVENVLTAHPGIRRVAVIGVPDPRTGEALVAVCAAEDDRPGLVAELRASVGEALGAAHVPGRFEFVPDIPTASYGKPDKAALRARFSPLTPQNLTSLTSSGSNG; encoded by the coding sequence ATGGCCGAACTCGCCCGCGCCGCCGGGGTGAAGCTGCTGTTCGGGCTCGGCCCCGTCGCGGACCCGGACGTGACCGACCTGCTCGCCGAGGCCGCCCGCCGATCGGACGCCCCGCTGCCCGTGGAGGCCCGGGAGGACGATGTCGCCCGGGTGCTGTACACGGGCGGAACCACCGGCCTACCCAAGGGGGTCGTGTACACCTTCGGCGCGCTGACCGCGGCCGCCGGCGCCTGGGCGGGCGCGGCGCCGCCGCCGGGGCTGCGGTTCCTGGCGATGACCCCGATGGCGCACGCCGCGGGCGCGATCGCCTGCGGCCTGCTGCGCCACCACGTGAGCGTGGAGCTGTTCGACGAGTTCGACGCGGAGGTGCTGCTCGTACAGATCGCCGAGGCCTCCGCCGAGGGCCGGCCGGTCACCACGTACCTCTACCCGCCGTACCTGTACCGCCTGCTGGACCACCCCGGCCTCGCGCACACCGACCTCTCGGGGCTCGCGGCCGTCAGCTACGGCAGCGCGCCGGTGACCCCGCACCGGCGCGCCCAGGCGGTCCGCGTCCTCGGCCCCCGGCTGCGGCAGAGCTACGCCCTGACCGAGGCCATCGCGATCACCAGTCTGGGTCCCGAGGACCACGCGGCGGCCGCCGCGTCCCGGCCCGAGCTGTTCGGCTCGGTGGGCCGCGCGGTGCCCGGGGTGTCCCTCCGGGTCACGGGCGGGGACGGCCGCGCGCTGGGGCCCCGTACGGAAGGGGCGGTCGAGGTGTCCGGACCCACCGTGATGGCGGGCTACTGGCAGCGGCCCGAGCTGAGCGCAGAGGTGCTGCGGGACGGCTGGCTGAGCACCGGCGACCTCGGGGTGATCGACGAGGACGGCTACCTGTACCTGACCGGGCGGGCGAAGGACCTGGTCGTCGTCGACGGCACCAACTGCTATCCGCAGGCCGTCGAGAACGTGCTGACGGCCCATCCGGGCATCCGGCGCGTCGCCGTCATCGGGGTGCCCGACCCGCGCACGGGCGAGGCCCTGGTCGCCGTGTGCGCCGCGGAGGACGACCGGCCCGGCCTCGTGGCGGAACTGCGGGCCTCGGTGGGCGAGGCGCTGGGCGCGGCGCACGTGCCCGGACGGTTCGAGTTCGTCCCGGACATCCCCACGGCCTCGTACGGAAAGCCCGACAAGGCGGCGCTGCGCGCCCGCTTCTCGCCCCTGACCCCGCAGAACCTCACAAGCCTGACGTCCTCCGGGAGCAACGGATGA
- a CDS encoding acyl carrier protein has product MSTLTGFDAVIQYLLTKRPELTSIDPDLDLVENRILDSLGFVNFLYVLEEQTGEEILMENVTPSDFRTINSIRKRFFHESR; this is encoded by the coding sequence ATGAGCACGCTGACCGGCTTCGACGCCGTGATCCAGTACCTGCTGACCAAGCGGCCCGAGCTGACCTCGATCGATCCGGACCTCGACCTGGTCGAGAACCGCATCCTCGACTCCCTCGGCTTCGTCAACTTCCTCTACGTGCTGGAGGAACAGACCGGCGAAGAGATCTTGATGGAGAACGTGACCCCGTCTGATTTTCGTACGATCAACTCGATCAGGAAGAGGTTCTTTCATGAGTCCCGGTAG
- a CDS encoding 4'-phosphopantetheinyl transferase family protein, with translation MTAVAEPVAAGRGVVRAWWADGRGLPAGTVAELAAAALAPHERSRYEAVRDPLGRAEFVLARFVLRGVLGRMLGRPPARVGLAVDRAGRPWVTGAPGVDVSIAHAAGLVAVAVGSGLAPGTRIGVDVEEVRTVPGAGELARRLYSPSERARLGRTSGRAGDLVWLDLWTRREAYVKAVGTGVRALAGAPDQDVGHRWHPLRLPRGFTGGLVVVEPG, from the coding sequence GTGACCGCCGTGGCGGAGCCCGTCGCCGCGGGCCGCGGTGTCGTACGCGCCTGGTGGGCCGACGGGCGCGGTCTGCCGGCCGGCACGGTCGCGGAGCTGGCGGCCGCCGCGCTGGCCCCGCACGAGCGCTCCCGGTACGAGGCCGTCCGCGATCCGCTGGGCCGGGCCGAGTTCGTGCTGGCCCGGTTCGTGCTGCGCGGCGTGCTGGGGCGGATGCTCGGGCGGCCGCCCGCCCGGGTGGGCCTCGCCGTGGACCGGGCCGGGCGGCCCTGGGTGACGGGCGCCCCGGGGGTGGACGTGAGCATCGCGCACGCCGCGGGCCTGGTCGCCGTCGCCGTGGGCAGCGGGCTCGCGCCCGGGACCCGTATCGGGGTGGACGTCGAGGAGGTACGTACGGTCCCCGGGGCCGGCGAACTGGCCCGGCGGCTGTACTCCCCCTCCGAACGCGCCCGCCTGGGCCGGACCTCCGGCCGGGCCGGGGACCTTGTGTGGCTGGACCTCTGGACCAGGCGGGAGGCGTACGTGAAGGCCGTGGGCACCGGGGTCCGCGCCCTGGCCGGGGCTCCGGACCAGGACGTCGGCCACCGCTGGCACCCGCTGCGGCTGCCGAGGGGATTCACCGGGGGCCTGGTGGTTGTTGAACCCGGCTGA
- a CDS encoding MBL fold metallo-hydrolase: MTENTAAQLAVTVVGGPTTVIDLGGLRFVTDPTFDAAGSSYELGPVALHKLTGPALAPDRLGPVAAVLLSHDQHPDNLDGAGRAFLEEVALVLTTEQSAERVGGTGLAPWAEHVLERPDGGRLVVTAVPAQHGPAGTEPMLGAVTGFLLTGEGLPTVYVSGDNVSLEPVKALAERLGGAGVDLAVLHVGAAQLAPFGPTLLSLTSEQAVEVAELLGARKVLAVHQDGWQHFTEGQDTVGAAFEKAGAAERLVVPEAGSSFAL; the protein is encoded by the coding sequence ATGACAGAGAACACCGCCGCACAGCTCGCCGTCACCGTGGTGGGCGGCCCCACCACGGTCATCGACCTGGGCGGGCTGCGGTTCGTGACGGACCCGACCTTCGACGCCGCCGGTTCCTCCTACGAGTTGGGCCCGGTCGCCCTGCACAAGCTGACCGGGCCGGCGCTTGCCCCCGACCGGCTGGGCCCGGTCGCGGCCGTCCTGCTGTCGCACGACCAGCACCCCGACAACCTCGACGGGGCCGGGCGCGCCTTCCTCGAGGAGGTCGCCCTGGTGCTCACCACCGAGCAGTCCGCGGAGCGCGTCGGCGGTACCGGGCTGGCGCCGTGGGCCGAGCACGTCCTGGAGCGCCCGGACGGCGGCCGCCTCGTGGTCACCGCGGTCCCGGCGCAGCACGGTCCGGCCGGGACCGAGCCGATGCTCGGCGCCGTCACCGGCTTCCTGCTGACCGGCGAGGGCCTGCCGACGGTCTACGTCAGCGGCGACAACGTCTCCCTGGAACCGGTGAAGGCCCTCGCGGAGCGCCTCGGCGGGGCCGGCGTCGACCTGGCGGTGCTGCACGTGGGGGCGGCGCAGCTCGCCCCGTTCGGCCCGACGCTGCTCTCGCTGACCTCGGAGCAGGCGGTGGAGGTGGCGGAGCTGCTGGGTGCCCGCAAGGTGCTCGCCGTGCACCAGGACGGCTGGCAGCACTTCACGGAGGGTCAGGACACCGTCGGCGCCGCCTTCGAGAAGGCGGGCGCGGCCGAGCGCCTGGTGGTTCCCGAGGCGGGCAGCAGCTTCGCGCTCTGA
- a CDS encoding trypsin-like serine peptidase: MGSGWFTLSAVSAACVLAAVPGVAPVPVPAPSGGLRSAEAYWTAERMAAAVPVDAARSRAAAGVRAPSGTPTGVHFDGMPMVGTFFYRQAGIGTADTSCTGSVVRSAGRSMVLTAGHCAVGMGGPANRAVFVPRYRHGKTAAAQPFGIFPVRAGGVYTDPRYRVHGRAAVSDLDLAFVLVEPNAKGRVENVTGALTFTPVDTYEHRVTVVGYPSASRVNKGHEAVRCDVPTTRLRGFRQLRMVCKGFYGGVSGGPWIKDYDAARRTGKVIGNTGGYHGGGNDSWVTYAPVYGKDARDLYEDAAAGRNPGSLSRPPYPGSANGSPLPGSGELWTHAKAMASGDFTGSGRSSLLVVWTDGEVTLFPGDGRGGFLPERRLMAPNAGWKDVATVTAGDFTGSDQFDLLVRRKNGRTTLHGDVGSHGLGRVTEMAPAGSVWKHAAQITAGRFDASHYVTDLVVRWSDGEVTLHTAVGAGTFGREHRLTGPGPAWKGAALLAAGQFSGNRKWDLMVRWSNGALGSHPGLTTRGLGSQRRLRGPNRTWTHSVLMTTGRYTDDGLTDDLLVRWSDGETTLYENTRASGLGTERPLVPPRAP, translated from the coding sequence TTGGGATCCGGATGGTTCACCCTCTCCGCCGTCTCCGCCGCCTGCGTGCTGGCGGCCGTACCGGGCGTCGCTCCCGTGCCCGTGCCCGCGCCCTCCGGCGGGCTCCGCTCCGCGGAGGCGTACTGGACGGCCGAGCGCATGGCCGCGGCCGTGCCCGTCGACGCCGCCCGGAGCCGCGCCGCCGCGGGCGTCCGCGCGCCCTCCGGCACTCCGACCGGTGTCCACTTCGACGGCATGCCGATGGTGGGCACCTTCTTCTACCGGCAGGCCGGGATCGGCACGGCGGACACCTCCTGCACCGGCAGCGTCGTACGCAGCGCGGGCAGGAGCATGGTGCTCACCGCGGGGCACTGCGCCGTCGGCATGGGCGGGCCGGCGAACCGTGCCGTCTTCGTACCGCGCTACCGCCACGGAAAGACCGCCGCCGCCCAGCCGTTCGGCATCTTCCCGGTCAGGGCCGGGGGCGTCTACACGGACCCCCGCTACCGGGTGCACGGCCGGGCCGCCGTGTCCGACCTGGACCTCGCCTTCGTCCTGGTCGAGCCGAACGCGAAGGGACGCGTCGAGAACGTCACCGGGGCGCTGACCTTCACGCCGGTCGACACGTACGAGCACAGGGTGACCGTCGTCGGCTATCCCTCCGCCTCCCGCGTGAACAAGGGCCACGAGGCCGTCCGGTGCGACGTGCCCACCACGCGGCTGCGCGGCTTCCGCCAGCTGCGGATGGTGTGCAAGGGCTTCTACGGCGGGGTGTCCGGCGGCCCCTGGATCAAGGACTACGACGCCGCGCGCCGCACCGGCAAGGTCATCGGCAACACCGGCGGCTACCACGGCGGCGGCAACGACTCCTGGGTGACGTACGCGCCGGTGTACGGCAAGGACGCCCGGGACCTGTACGAGGACGCCGCCGCCGGCCGCAACCCCGGCTCTCTCTCCCGGCCGCCCTACCCGGGCTCCGCGAACGGCTCCCCACTGCCCGGCTCGGGGGAGCTGTGGACCCATGCCAAGGCCATGGCCTCCGGCGACTTCACCGGCAGCGGCCGCAGCAGCCTGCTCGTGGTGTGGACCGACGGGGAGGTGACCCTCTTCCCGGGGGACGGCCGGGGCGGCTTCCTCCCGGAGCGCCGGCTCATGGCACCGAACGCGGGCTGGAAGGACGTCGCCACCGTCACCGCGGGCGACTTCACCGGCTCGGACCAGTTCGACCTGCTGGTCCGCCGGAAGAACGGCCGGACGACCCTGCACGGCGACGTCGGCTCCCACGGCCTGGGCCGCGTCACCGAGATGGCCCCGGCCGGATCCGTCTGGAAGCACGCCGCCCAGATCACCGCCGGACGCTTCGACGCCTCCCACTACGTCACCGACCTCGTGGTCCGCTGGTCCGACGGAGAAGTCACCCTCCACACCGCCGTGGGCGCCGGCACCTTCGGCCGCGAGCACCGGCTCACCGGCCCCGGCCCCGCCTGGAAGGGCGCCGCCCTGCTCGCCGCCGGGCAGTTCTCCGGCAACCGCAAGTGGGACCTGATGGTCCGCTGGTCCAACGGCGCACTCGGCAGCCACCCGGGCCTCACCACCCGCGGCCTCGGCAGCCAACGGCGCCTGCGCGGCCCGAACCGGACCTGGACCCACAGCGTCCTCATGACCACCGGCCGGTACACCGACGACGGCCTCACCGACGACCTCCTCGTCCGCTGGAGCGACGGCGAGACCACCCTGTACGAGAACACCCGCGCGAGCGGTCTCGGCACCGAGCGCCCGCTCGTCCCACCGCGAGCCCCGTAG
- a CDS encoding DUF6069 family protein, with the protein MTTNTRLAATSSASVGASTWRPRLLTVLGAAAGAAVVFLAGKAGGVALAVDQNDGKGPVGLGLGSFLGSAAGAALLGWALLALLEKFVPAGSRKIWTAVAFVVLLASLVLPFGVEATSGTKILLALTHLAVGLVVVFGLRRDAAPARG; encoded by the coding sequence GTGACCACGAACACCCGCCTCGCCGCCACCTCTTCCGCCTCCGTCGGCGCCTCCACCTGGCGGCCCCGGCTCCTGACGGTCCTGGGGGCCGCGGCCGGCGCTGCCGTCGTCTTCCTCGCCGGCAAGGCCGGCGGTGTCGCCCTCGCCGTGGACCAGAACGACGGCAAGGGGCCGGTCGGCCTCGGCCTCGGCAGCTTCCTCGGCTCCGCCGCGGGCGCCGCCCTGCTCGGTTGGGCCCTGCTCGCCCTGCTGGAGAAGTTCGTGCCGGCCGGGTCCCGGAAGATCTGGACCGCCGTCGCCTTCGTGGTGCTCCTCGCCTCGCTGGTCCTGCCGTTCGGCGTCGAGGCCACCAGTGGTACGAAGATCCTCCTGGCGCTCACGCACCTGGCCGTCGGCCTCGTGGTCGTCTTCGGGCTGCGCCGCGACGCGGCCCCGGCCAGGGGCTGA
- a CDS encoding MFS transporter, with protein MSVPLVESPRARWLAFSVLCSMQLMIVIDISVVTVALSSIQSDLGFDAARLAWVTNAYTVGFGGLLLLSGRLGDLIGRKRVFIGGVGLFTLASAACGLSGTQEMLIAMRFLQGAGAAMAYAVVMGIVFMIFRDDPRQLGKAMGAIGFAAAAGASLGILISGLLTHGAGWHWVFYVNVPIGAAAVLLAARLIPDDKGPGLGAGVDLLGAALVTTGMMLGVYTLATGSGNGWGSARTLGFGLGAIVLLAGFFARQATAEVPLLPLSLFRSRELSGANLIHLLLVAATISFNILIALYLQQVAGYSVLVTSFAFVPLALVGGFSSLALSQRLNARFGARGVLVLGLLGVAAALLLAARVPEDPAYVLDLLPVMLLRGFFGGLAMPAVMTLSMSVRDPRDAGAASGLSGTSGMIGDSLGIAAMTAIAASSTSRALAGGESAASAATGGFQLVFGIAAGLVLVAAAVGRFVLLAGRPVPPGDGASAGTPPRRAHEAVAP; from the coding sequence GTGTCCGTGCCCCTCGTCGAGTCCCCCCGAGCGCGCTGGCTGGCGTTCTCGGTGCTCTGCTCCATGCAGCTGATGATCGTGATCGACATCAGCGTCGTGACCGTGGCGCTGAGCTCCATCCAGAGCGACCTGGGGTTCGACGCGGCCCGCCTGGCCTGGGTCACCAACGCCTACACCGTGGGCTTCGGCGGCCTGCTGCTCCTCTCGGGCCGGCTCGGTGACCTCATCGGCCGCAAGCGGGTGTTCATCGGCGGCGTCGGCCTCTTCACCCTCGCCTCGGCGGCCTGCGGTCTGTCGGGGACGCAGGAGATGCTGATCGCGATGCGGTTCCTGCAGGGCGCCGGCGCGGCCATGGCCTACGCCGTGGTCATGGGCATCGTCTTCATGATCTTCCGGGACGACCCCCGTCAGCTGGGCAAGGCCATGGGCGCGATCGGCTTCGCCGCCGCGGCCGGCGCCTCCCTCGGCATCCTGATCAGCGGTCTGCTCACCCACGGGGCCGGCTGGCACTGGGTCTTCTACGTCAACGTCCCGATCGGCGCGGCCGCGGTGCTGCTCGCCGCACGGCTGATCCCCGACGACAAGGGCCCCGGACTCGGCGCCGGCGTCGACCTCCTGGGCGCGGCCCTGGTCACCACGGGCATGATGCTGGGCGTCTACACCCTGGCCACCGGCTCCGGGAACGGCTGGGGTTCCGCCCGTACGCTCGGCTTCGGCCTCGGCGCGATCGTGCTGCTCGCCGGATTCTTCGCCCGCCAGGCCACGGCCGAGGTGCCGCTGCTGCCGCTGTCCCTCTTCCGCTCCCGCGAGCTGTCGGGCGCCAACCTGATCCACCTGCTGCTGGTCGCGGCCACGATCTCCTTCAACATCCTGATCGCGCTCTACCTGCAACAGGTCGCCGGCTACTCGGTGCTGGTCACCAGCTTCGCCTTCGTACCGCTCGCCCTCGTCGGCGGTTTCTCCTCGCTCGCCCTGTCCCAGCGGCTGAACGCGCGCTTCGGCGCCCGGGGCGTCCTGGTCCTCGGCCTGCTGGGGGTGGCGGCGGCCCTTCTGCTGGCCGCGCGTGTCCCCGAGGACCCCGCCTACGTGCTGGACCTGCTGCCCGTGATGCTGCTCCGCGGCTTCTTCGGCGGTCTGGCCATGCCGGCGGTGATGACGCTGTCCATGTCCGTACGGGACCCGCGGGACGCGGGCGCCGCCTCCGGACTCTCCGGCACCTCCGGCATGATCGGAGACTCCCTCGGCATCGCCGCCATGACCGCGATCGCCGCTTCCTCCACCAGCAGGGCCCTGGCCGGCGGCGAGAGCGCCGCTTCCGCGGCCACCGGCGGATTCCAGCTCGTCTTCGGCATCGCCGCCGGCCTGGTCCTCGTGGCCGCCGCGGTCGGCCGGTTCGTACTGCTGGCGGGCCGGCCGGTGCCGCCGGGCGACGGCGCTTCCGCGGGGACGCCGCCCCGGCGAGCCCACGAAGCCGTGGCTCCCTGA
- a CDS encoding MarR family winged helix-turn-helix transcriptional regulator: protein MKTPTTDLSFLLNWAGHSLATEMTANLAEVGATPRAHCVLHRALEGEFTQSQIADAVGLDKTTMVVITDKLEKEGLAVRTPSPVDRRARIIVVTDKGRALLTRSDEVVERTHESVLAALPEKLRKSFTEALTLLVEGRLAKFVECEQPPRRRSAS, encoded by the coding sequence ATGAAGACGCCCACCACGGACCTCAGCTTCCTGCTCAACTGGGCCGGCCACTCGTTGGCGACCGAGATGACGGCGAACCTCGCCGAAGTAGGGGCGACGCCGCGCGCCCACTGCGTGCTGCACCGGGCGCTGGAGGGCGAGTTCACGCAGAGCCAGATCGCGGACGCGGTCGGCCTCGACAAGACCACGATGGTCGTGATCACCGACAAGCTGGAGAAGGAGGGCCTCGCGGTCCGCACGCCCTCCCCGGTGGACCGGCGCGCCAGGATCATCGTGGTCACCGACAAGGGCCGGGCCCTGCTCACCCGATCGGACGAGGTCGTCGAGCGCACGCACGAGAGCGTGCTCGCCGCCCTGCCCGAGAAGCTGCGGAAGTCGTTCACGGAGGCCCTGACCCTCCTGGTGGAGGGGCGCCTGGCGAAGTTCGTGGAGTGCGAGCAGCCGCCGCGCCGCCGCTCCGCCTCCTAG
- a CDS encoding TetR/AcrR family transcriptional regulator, whose amino-acid sequence MPRASLSADAVVDVALGLVDEEGPAGLTLSAVAGRAGVATPSLYKHVRNLAELRDLLTARIMNEMADEIGVAVIGRSADEAIRAFMTAWRSYALRHPHRYAALPHHPEPRTAEAGERLLTVLFATLRGYGLEDSAAVHAARCLRATAHGFVSLETGGGFALPEALDESYALLTHMVVTGLSTPRTPH is encoded by the coding sequence GTGCCTAGGGCCTCGCTCTCGGCCGACGCGGTGGTCGACGTGGCGCTGGGCCTCGTCGACGAAGAGGGGCCGGCGGGCCTGACCCTGTCGGCGGTGGCGGGCCGGGCCGGCGTGGCGACCCCCTCCCTCTACAAGCACGTACGCAACCTCGCCGAGCTCCGCGACCTCCTGACGGCGCGGATCATGAACGAGATGGCGGACGAGATCGGCGTGGCCGTCATCGGCCGCTCCGCCGACGAGGCGATCCGCGCGTTCATGACGGCCTGGCGCAGCTACGCCCTGCGCCACCCCCACCGGTACGCGGCCCTGCCGCACCATCCCGAACCGCGGACGGCGGAAGCCGGGGAGCGTCTGCTCACCGTCCTCTTCGCCACGCTGCGCGGATACGGCCTGGAGGACTCCGCGGCCGTCCACGCGGCCCGCTGTCTGCGCGCCACCGCCCACGGTTTCGTCTCCCTCGAAACCGGGGGCGGTTTCGCCCTGCCTGAAGCCCTGGACGAGAGCTACGCCCTCCTGACGCACATGGTCGTCACGGGCCTGAGCACGCCCCGGACCCCGCACTGA